One genomic segment of Amycolatopsis sp. WQ 127309 includes these proteins:
- a CDS encoding phosphotransferase, with amino-acid sequence MTVDTSSTGDAGVGAGAEQDIAAAVAAGESVLSRRFGSAITLVSPEDLAGSGPATVVRARVVSSSFALPRTLVIKHYPDRPAPGEEDSFAQEAVSYQLFTALSPDDRMCPELLAHDGRDRVLVLEDLGRTATLEDKLHARDSRAAERALLSWARSLGRLHANTAGREADFNALLRRLGGPAKCDHDDVDEICARVPSLIQDRLGTPVPEAVLDAVTHAVEQSRSTAFRAFSPVELSPDNNLVTGEGVRFLDFEHGRVRSALVDAANLRLPFASWPDALALPAGMSEAMIAAWRAEVAGVWPAFADDEALAGHLTSSELLRVWLITGEELGALDLSRHAAPVSREAALVTWWRDLAKHAGYVRMTAVSEFSSKVAAALAARLGPHADLAFYPAFR; translated from the coding sequence ATGACAGTCGACACCTCCTCCACCGGCGACGCTGGGGTCGGGGCAGGAGCCGAGCAGGACATCGCCGCCGCGGTCGCGGCGGGCGAGTCCGTTCTCTCGCGCCGGTTCGGCAGTGCGATCACGCTGGTTTCGCCCGAGGACCTCGCGGGCAGCGGACCGGCCACGGTCGTCCGCGCGAGAGTGGTGTCGTCGTCCTTCGCGCTGCCGCGCACGCTGGTCATCAAGCACTACCCGGATCGTCCGGCGCCGGGCGAGGAGGACTCGTTCGCCCAGGAGGCGGTCAGCTACCAGCTGTTCACGGCGCTGTCCCCGGACGATCGGATGTGCCCGGAACTGCTGGCCCACGACGGCCGCGACCGCGTGCTCGTGCTGGAGGACCTCGGTCGCACGGCGACCCTGGAGGACAAGCTCCACGCCCGCGACTCCCGCGCCGCCGAGCGCGCGCTGCTGTCCTGGGCCCGGTCGCTGGGCCGGCTGCACGCGAACACCGCCGGGCGCGAGGCCGACTTCAACGCCCTGCTGCGCCGGCTCGGCGGACCGGCGAAGTGCGACCACGACGACGTCGACGAGATCTGCGCGCGCGTCCCGTCGCTGATCCAGGACCGGCTGGGCACCCCGGTGCCGGAAGCGGTGCTCGACGCGGTCACGCACGCCGTCGAGCAGTCCCGGTCGACGGCCTTCCGCGCGTTCAGCCCGGTGGAGCTCAGCCCCGACAACAACCTGGTCACCGGCGAGGGGGTGCGGTTCCTCGACTTCGAGCACGGCCGGGTCCGGTCGGCACTGGTCGACGCCGCCAACCTGCGGCTGCCGTTCGCCAGCTGGCCGGACGCGCTGGCGCTGCCCGCCGGCATGAGCGAGGCGATGATCGCGGCGTGGCGCGCGGAGGTGGCGGGCGTGTGGCCCGCCTTCGCCGACGACGAGGCGCTGGCCGGCCACCTGACGTCGAGCGAGCTGCTGCGAGTCTGGCTGATCACGGGCGAGGAACTGGGCGCCCTGGACCTCTCCCGCCACGCGGCCCCGGTGAGCCGCGAGGCGGCCCTGGTGACGTGGTGGCGCGACCTGGCCAAGCACGCGGGCTACGTCCGCATGACGGCGGTCTCGGAGTTCTCGTCAAAGGTGGCGGCGGCCTTGGCGGCACGGCTGGGCCCGCACGCGGACCTGGCGTTCTACCCGGCCTTCCGCTGA
- the aspS gene encoding aspartate--tRNA ligase, translated as MLRTHNAGTLRAEQAGQTVTLTGWVARRRDHGGVIFIDLRDASGVAQVVFREGEMAERAHALRSEFCVKIVGEVAKRPDGNANAEIPTGEIEVLATELEVLSEAAPLPFPIDDRVDVGEEIRLKHRYLDLRRSGPAAAMRLRSEVSRAAREVLHEQDFVEIETPTMTRSTPEGARDFVIPARLKPGSWYALPQSPQLFKQLLMVGGMERYYQIARCYRDEDFRADRQPEFTQLDIEMSFVEQDDVIKVGEDIVTALWKLIGHEIPRPIPRITYLESMAKYGSDKPDLRFDLEITDMTEFFADTPFRVFQAPYVGAVVMAGGASQPRRQLDAWQEWAKQRGARGLAYILVNEDGTLGGPVAKNLSETERENVAAAAGAKAGDCVFFAAGKAASTQPLLGAARDEIGKRLGLIDEDAWSFVWVVDAPLFAPVEDIGDDVAVGSGKWTAVHHAFTSPTPEWIDKFEQDPGNALAYAYDIVCNGNEIGGGSIRIHRGDVQKRVFSLMGLGEEEAQEKFGFLLDAFAFGPPPHGGIAFGWDRIVMLLAKADSLRDVIAFPKTGGGYDPLTAAPAPITAQQRKEAGIDAKPAAPAPQH; from the coding sequence GTGCTCCGCACTCACAACGCCGGCACCCTGCGTGCCGAGCAGGCCGGACAGACCGTCACCCTCACCGGATGGGTGGCCCGGCGGCGAGATCACGGCGGCGTCATCTTCATCGACCTCCGCGACGCCAGCGGTGTGGCCCAGGTCGTCTTCCGCGAGGGCGAGATGGCCGAGCGCGCCCACGCGCTGCGCTCGGAGTTCTGCGTCAAGATCGTCGGTGAGGTCGCGAAGCGCCCCGACGGCAACGCGAACGCCGAGATCCCGACCGGCGAGATCGAGGTCCTCGCGACCGAGCTCGAGGTGCTGTCCGAGGCCGCGCCGCTGCCGTTCCCGATCGACGACCGGGTCGACGTCGGCGAGGAGATCCGCCTCAAGCACCGCTACCTGGACCTGCGCCGCAGCGGCCCGGCCGCGGCGATGCGGCTGCGCAGCGAGGTCAGCCGCGCCGCCCGCGAGGTGCTGCACGAGCAGGACTTCGTCGAGATCGAGACGCCGACGATGACCCGCTCCACCCCGGAAGGCGCCCGCGACTTCGTGATCCCGGCCCGGCTCAAGCCCGGGTCCTGGTACGCCCTGCCGCAGTCGCCGCAGCTGTTCAAGCAGCTGCTCATGGTCGGCGGCATGGAGCGGTACTACCAGATCGCGCGCTGCTACCGGGACGAGGACTTCCGCGCCGACCGGCAGCCGGAGTTCACCCAGCTCGACATCGAGATGAGCTTCGTCGAGCAGGACGACGTCATCAAGGTCGGCGAGGACATCGTCACCGCGCTGTGGAAGCTGATCGGGCACGAGATCCCGCGGCCGATCCCGCGCATCACCTACCTCGAGTCGATGGCCAAGTACGGCTCGGACAAGCCGGACCTGCGCTTCGACCTCGAGATCACCGACATGACGGAGTTCTTCGCCGACACGCCGTTCCGCGTGTTCCAGGCGCCCTATGTCGGCGCGGTCGTGATGGCGGGCGGCGCTTCGCAGCCGCGTCGCCAGCTCGACGCGTGGCAGGAGTGGGCCAAGCAGCGCGGCGCGCGCGGCCTCGCGTACATCCTCGTCAACGAGGACGGCACGCTGGGCGGTCCGGTCGCCAAGAACCTGTCCGAGACCGAGCGCGAGAACGTCGCCGCCGCCGCGGGCGCGAAGGCCGGCGACTGCGTCTTCTTCGCCGCCGGCAAGGCCGCGAGCACGCAGCCGCTGCTCGGCGCCGCGCGTGACGAGATCGGCAAGCGCCTCGGCCTGATCGACGAGGACGCCTGGTCGTTCGTGTGGGTCGTCGACGCCCCGCTGTTCGCGCCGGTCGAGGACATCGGCGACGACGTCGCCGTCGGTTCCGGCAAGTGGACCGCCGTGCACCACGCGTTCACCTCGCCGACCCCGGAGTGGATCGACAAGTTCGAGCAGGACCCGGGCAACGCCCTGGCCTACGCCTACGACATCGTCTGCAACGGCAACGAGATCGGCGGTGGCTCGATCCGTATCCACCGCGGCGACGTGCAGAAGCGCGTCTTCTCGCTGATGGGCCTCGGCGAGGAAGAAGCGCAGGAGAAGTTCGGCTTCCTGCTCGACGCCTTCGCGTTCGGCCCGCCGCCGCACGGCGGCATCGCGTTCGGCTGGGACCGCATCGTCATGCTGCTGGCCAAGGCCGACTCGCTGCGTGACGTGATCGCGTTCCCGAAGACCGGCGGCGGCTACGACCCGCTGACCGCGGCGCCCGCGCCGATCACCGCGCAGCAGCGCAAGGAGGCCGGCATCGACGCGAAGCCGGCCGCCCCCGCCCCGCAGCACTGA